In Juglans microcarpa x Juglans regia isolate MS1-56 chromosome 7D, Jm3101_v1.0, whole genome shotgun sequence, the following are encoded in one genomic region:
- the LOC121238981 gene encoding transcription repressor OFP17-like, whose translation MTLEALAAFGSKILNPCRKFLQVFKFRIRKPVFIRALRARPRRTKAYKSPPKNRITALLTGYRSIRKSKEMERVRELSNGHSGGREGQLFPSPITPAYVKATRAGKREASGDDDVEDACRSFENYLVEMIAEEGKVRDLMDVEELLQCWKSLKSPVFIDLVCRFYGELCKDLFSTKDAESDSP comes from the coding sequence ATGACACTCGAAGCATTAGCTGCCTTTGGATCCAAGATTCTAAACCCATGCAGAAAATTCCTTCAAGTCTTCAAATTTAGAATCAGAAAACCAGTCTTTATAAGAGCTCTTCGAGCTCGTCCTCGCCGTACCAAAGCATACAAAAGTCCACCAAAGAATCGAATAACTGCATTACTAACAGGCTACCGCTCAATTAGGAAGTCAAAAGAGATGGAAAGAGTAAGGGAGCTTTCAAATGGACATAGTGGAGGGCGGGAAGGACAGCTCTTTCCATCACCTATCACCCCGGCTTATGTGAAGGCTACAAGGGCTGGCAAAAGGGAAGCTTCAGGTGATGATGATGTGGAAGATGCATGCAGGAGTTTTGAGAACTACTTGGTGGAGATGATTGCAGAAGAAGGGAAAGTAAGGGACTTGATGGATGTGGAGGAGCTACTTCAATGCTGGAAGAGTCTAAAGAGTCCTGTCTTCATTGACTTGGTTTGCAGATTCTATGGAGAACTATGCAAGGACTTGTTTTCCACCAAGGATGCAGAAAGTGATAGCCCTTAA